A stretch of DNA from Natrinema halophilum:
CCCTGTCACTCGACCACGGACTGTCGGCCGCCGAACTGCACACGCGGATCGACGAGACGCTCACGGCGAACGGTCTTTCGGACGCTTACGTCCGTCTTTCGATCACTCGCGGCGTCCAGCCCGGAAAGCTCACCCCTCGATCCGTGACCGACCCGACCGTCGTCGTCTACGTGAAACCCCTTCCTCGAGGCGGTCTCGATGGCGAACCGGTTTGGGACCATCCTGTGACGGTCGAGACGGTCGAGACCCGTCGGGTGCCAGACGAGGCGATCCCGGCCGCTGCGAAGACCCATAACTACCTAAATGGAATTCTCGCACGCGCGAACCTGAGTTCCGATGCGGACGAGGCGCTCATGTGCGGGCTCGACGGACGAATCGCAGAAGGTGCGACGAGTAACCTGTGTTTCGTCCGCAACGGCGAGCTACACACGCCGACGACGGACGGACCGGTCCTCCCTGGTATCACCCGGAAGATCGTGCTCGAACTGGCTCGAGAAGCAGGGATTTCGGTCATCGAAGATCGCTACGAGCTGAGCGACGTTCTCGAGGCCGACGAGGCGTTTCTGACGAACAGAACCTGGGAGCTTCGGCCGATCGAGACGCTGGACGAGGAGTCGGTCGGCAGCGGCCCGGTCACCGAGCGACTCTCGCGGCTGTACGACGAACGCGTCGAGCGATCGTGTTATCAGTAGTGGACGTCCTCCGCCACGAAATAGGTGTTCGGATGACGGCGACGAACTGTCGCGAGCGTGGTTCGATTCGACGAGTCCGTCACTCCGCGTCCACGTACTGAGCAAAACCGAATTACGGGAGCTGCAGTGTCTTGTATACGCCGCTGTCCGTCGCCTCGCTTTCGCTTGAGCCGACCCTCAGAACCGAACCGCGGAGCCGGTGGTAGATCTTTCGGTCCCTCGTCGAAAACCAGCGGCTGGGAATGTTCGGCCGTTAAAATCGGGCTCTGTTGCGGTAATCTCGGGTCGTCAGCTATCCTCTCGTTTGGGGGATCGCTTACTTTCATTTGCGTTTCGTCGGTGCGCAAACGGCTCCGATGCCGCGTGTTCGGTCCCGCGTGGGTTCGGTGCCGAACCGTGAACACCGAACGTTTGTCAGACGTGAAACCGTTTTATTCCGCCCAACTCGCCCCCAGTCGGGCGAGAAAAACAGCCAGTTTCGATTAGAATGTACTGCAAGCGCCGAGAGGGGCATTTTGCGCATCGAGTCCAGGTATCGAGATCCGGTTGACTTCTCGTCGAGTGTCGGGCGTGAAACTGACGACATGTGTGTCATACACCCTCTATAGGAAAATTTCAAACAGCTTAATTAGAGGATTATAACATGCGGTGGGTGACTCGAAAGCCACACTGTCTATGATCGGTCCAAAACGACTCGGGAGTGGTGTTGTGGTAACGGTGATAATGTTGTCAATCGTCGCCGGAGGTGGTGTACTTGCAGCGGGGGGGAGTTCTACCGTGTCGCCTGACGACGTCTCCGTTACGAGCCAGGGAGTGGATTATTACGATGATATCGCCGTCTTTGAGGTGTCGAACGATGGCGATCAGGCGGTCACCTTGACGTATACCAACGAATCGGGAACCGAGTCAACAGTGACGGTCGATGCGAATTCAGCGACGAACGTGACGACGGGTGTGACCGGGAATACCGCTGGCGAGATTACACTGACGAAGGATGGAACGACCTACGCCCACGACTTCGCTGGTCACCCCGTGGATCTCGGCCCTGCTAACCCGAATCCTGGAAAAATCACCATCGAAGCCGTCAGTTACGACGAACAACACGGTCTAGTCGAATATACAGTATCGAATGGCAACGACAGACCCGTCGACGGCCACATCAGTCACGTCCCAGTAGGTGCCGAAAATAGCAACCTCACGATTTCGCCCGACGGATCCACGACCATTCTCGTGGAAGACAACGAGTCTCGAGTTGGAGACATCTATCGTACCACTTCTGCGCTTCAGCTCGACTTCTTCGAGGATGTCGAGGATACCATGGAACCTGGCGATCCTGTCCCGCTACTCTCATCCGGTGAAGTGACTGACGAAACGCCGCGAAAAACCCTCGAGCAGACTGACTCAGCCAATTCTGACCGGTCCTCCGCTAGCTCGGACGGAAACGAGGACGCGTCCGATGACGGCTCCAGTGGCGACGACGGGCCGGACGATTCCAGTGGCGACGATGGGTCGGACGATTCCAGTGGCGACGACGGGTCGGACGACTCCAGTGGCGACGACGGGTCGGACGACTCCAGTGGCGACGACGGGTCGGACGACTCCAGTGGCGACGACGTCTTCGGCAATGAATCCGCTGCTGACGACGACAGCGCCAGTAACGAATCCGCTGCTGACGACGACACCTCGGGTGGCGATTCTACTGCCAGCGACGATACTACCAACACCGATGACGGTGCCTCGACTGACTCCAGTAGCGACTCAGAGACCGATTCTACGTCGTCTGAAGGAACGCCCGGCTTCACTGCTGGTACTGCCCTCGCCGGTGGCATGATCTCTCTCGAGTGGATCCGACGTCGAGCGCGCGCTGGGGAGTAACGACCGCTGTCCGAAACCGAGTGACGTTTCGACCTCCGGTATAACGGAGCAGAACCGCTCACTTACTCGCTACGAAGCGTTCTACGAACTGATTCTGTAGTCTGTTCGGAAACACAGATTCGACGATTGATAGATTCCGACGACGTATCACGCCTCCGCAGCCAGGGGCAGACGCTCCGATTGCGTTCCGTCAGTCGTCGAGTTCGACGGCTGACCGATTCGGCCTGTCGGAATCGGGCGGCGACTCGAGGAGTTCACGCTCCGATCCCGGAAGGTCGAGTGCGAACTCGCTCCCGAAGGCCGATGCGGGGGTCTGAAATCCCGTCGGAATTCGTTTTCGCCCCTCGAGGATGTGCTCGGCGGCCGATACCGCCGACTTGGCAGTCAGTGCGTAGGGATTCGGCGTGTGTAATCGAGCGCGTGCCCGTCGCCCGGTGGCTTCGTCCGTGACTTCCCCCCAGACGATGGCGCTGCCGATCGCCAGAGATCGTTCGTCCGGACCATCGAGTCGGGCATCGATTATCCGTTTCAGCAGCTGTTTGGTCGTCTCACGCTCGAGGACCCACCCCAAGGAATCGACGATCGGTAACACCTTGGTCGCCCATGGTGGCGCGGCGGCGTACACCTCGACAGATTCGATGCCCGTACTCTGGGCCGCAGTCACGACGTCGCCCCAGGGAATCGTCACGGCGTGTTCGGGCCCGTTGCCGAAATCGATCTCCCGCGTTCGGAAGGCGGTCGGCACCTGAATGAGCCGCCCGTTTCGCCGCACGACGCCGCCGTCGCCGAGGTGCTCGACGAGCGTTCTGGCAGTCCCTCGAGAAAGCCCACCACCGCCTTTGATCCCGAGTACGAGCTGGTCTGCCTCGGGGACCCGTTCCTCGAGAAATGCCGCCAGACAGTCCGTCGGAACGACGTCGAAGCCGACGCCCGGAAGCAGCGTAATGCCAGCATCGCGAGCCGCCCCATTTTGCTGGCGAAGCCGCTCGAAAACGGGGAATTCGCCGGTGATGTCCAGATAGTCCGTCTCGGTCTCGAGGCAGGCCGCGACCATCGGTTCGGCCGTCTCGCCGAACGGTCCTGCACAGTTGAGGACGGCGTCGAAGCTCTCGATGTGTGATTCGATATCGTCCGACTCGAGGTCGAACGTGCGGCCCTCGACGCCCAGTTCGTCGGATTGACGGGCGACCGAGCGGCCGTCGCGGCCCGCGATCGCGGGTGACCCTCCCCGTTCGACGGCGTGATGTGCGATCAGTCGACCGGTGTAGCCGTACGAGCCGTAGATGAGAAGGGAGTCCATGGGTCACGTTGGTCGGTCAGGGGGTTAAATGTCCGTCAGACACTCCCACGTGCCTATCACAACGGACGGGGCGACCGAGTGACAACGGAGGAGAAATGGATGCAACACGAATCACGGCGCTCGCGGACGTGCCGACGGACTCGACCGTACTCTTTCGCGTGACTGATGAATCGGGCGACAGACGGGAGGCGATCGTCGTCAGAGACGCCACAGCTCAAACCGACGGCGGTAATCCGTCGGACGGAACCGACTGTCTCTCGTGCTGGCTCAATTACTGTCAACACCTTACGCATATCAAACTAGATAAGGGGTCGGGCGCGCCGATGTGAGACGGCGAGATCGTCTGTGCAAACCACGGTGCCTATTTCGAGGCTCGTTCCGGTCGCTGCACGTTCGGTCCCTGCGAGGGTGCGTCCCTCACCGAACTCGAAATCGAGGTCGCTGACGGTGACGTCTATCTAACCGACGGCGACTACGAGTTCGTCGGTACGGGTCCGATCGAGAAGGACGATCTCGATCGAACGTCGACCTCGAACGTCGAGTTCTAGATGGCATCCGGGGCGACCAGATCTCGTTCTTGGTCGTACTCGAGTAGGCCTGCATCGACCAACCTCGGGAGATGGTCGTGATAGAGCGAGAGGTAGACCTCCGTGACCCGCTCGGCCGGAATGTTGGTCACGGTGTGGCCCGTTTCCCGGATAGCGACTTCCTCCGCCGCATCCGGGAGCGTCAGTTCCTCCTCGTAGGTACGCATGACCTCGAGCAGGAGCCGTCGGCGACGGTCGGACAACAGGGCGAACGCGTCGGTCAGCGCCTCGGTTGACACGTCGTCCTCGTCGAGCCAGTCGAGCAACTTCTGTACGAACTCGACGACGTCGAGGTCCGAATCGGATCTGGAAGTCATGGATTGTCCGTAGTCCTCGTGCGAACGGCGTGACGCGTAGCGGAGAACGGGCCCGACTTACTACCGAAGAGACGGACGCCGTTCACCCGAGGGTTCGTATCAGGGTCTTGCCTGCTGCCTAAATATTAGTGTCGA
This window harbors:
- a CDS encoding aminotransferase class IV; its protein translation is MPDDLFYHVDGDLVPADEATVSVDDRGFRYGDAAFETLRAYGGTIFAWEAHRKRLERTCDTLSLDHGLSAAELHTRIDETLTANGLSDAYVRLSITRGVQPGKLTPRSVTDPTVVVYVKPLPRGGLDGEPVWDHPVTVETVETRRVPDEAIPAAAKTHNYLNGILARANLSSDADEALMCGLDGRIAEGATSNLCFVRNGELHTPTTDGPVLPGITRKIVLELAREAGISVIEDRYELSDVLEADEAFLTNRTWELRPIETLDEESVGSGPVTERLSRLYDERVERSCYQ
- a CDS encoding saccharopine dehydrogenase family protein yields the protein MDSLLIYGSYGYTGRLIAHHAVERGGSPAIAGRDGRSVARQSDELGVEGRTFDLESDDIESHIESFDAVLNCAGPFGETAEPMVAACLETETDYLDITGEFPVFERLRQQNGAARDAGITLLPGVGFDVVPTDCLAAFLEERVPEADQLVLGIKGGGGLSRGTARTLVEHLGDGGVVRRNGRLIQVPTAFRTREIDFGNGPEHAVTIPWGDVVTAAQSTGIESVEVYAAAPPWATKVLPIVDSLGWVLERETTKQLLKRIIDARLDGPDERSLAIGSAIVWGEVTDEATGRRARARLHTPNPYALTAKSAVSAAEHILEGRKRIPTGFQTPASAFGSEFALDLPGSERELLESPPDSDRPNRSAVELDD
- a CDS encoding DUF7344 domain-containing protein, coding for MTSRSDSDLDVVEFVQKLLDWLDEDDVSTEALTDAFALLSDRRRRLLLEVMRTYEEELTLPDAAEEVAIRETGHTVTNIPAERVTEVYLSLYHDHLPRLVDAGLLEYDQERDLVAPDAI